In Peromyscus eremicus chromosome 2, PerEre_H2_v1, whole genome shotgun sequence, a single genomic region encodes these proteins:
- the Errfi1 gene encoding ERBB receptor feedback inhibitor 1 → MSTAGVAAQDIQVPLKTGFLHNGQALGTRRSCWGGGSEFENNFLNIDPITMAYSLNSPAQEHLTALGCASRPAPVGGHFFADCGPSPKSSLPPLIIPPSGSLGQREEDQVVCGFKKLSVNGGCTSTPPLTPVKNCPSPFPCAVVCDRSSRPLPPLPISEDLSLDEADCEVEFLTSSDTDFLLEDCAPSDFKYDVPGRRSFRGCGQINYAYFDTPTVSVADLSCASDQNRVVPDPNPPPPQSHRRLRRSHSGPAGSFNKPAIRISSYTHRASPSSDEDKPEVPPRIPIPPRPAKPDYRRWSAEVTSNTYSDEDKPPKVPPREPLSRSNSRTPSPKSLPSYLNGVMPPTQSFAPDPKYVSSKALQRQSSEGSASKVPCILPIIENGKKVSSTHYYLLPERPPYLDKYEKYFREAEETNPSTQIQPLPAACGMASATEKLASRMKVDVGSHVKRKHLSYVVSP, encoded by the exons ATGTCAACAGCAGGAGTTGCTGCTCAGGATATTCAAGTCCCATTAAAAACTGGATTTCTGCATAATGGCCAAGCCTTGGGGACTAGGAGGAGCTGCTGGGGCGGCGGCAGTGAGTTTGAGAA TAACTTTCTAAACATTGATCCAATAACCATGGCCTACAGTCTGAACTCCCCTGCTCAGGAGCACCTAACAGCTCTTG GCTGTGCTTCGCGGCCTGCTCCAGTGGGTGGCCACTTCTTTGCAGACTGTGGTCCGTCTCCAAAGTCAAGCTTGCCCCCTCTTATTATTCCCCCAAGTGGCAGCCTGGGACAGCGTGAAGAGGATCAAGTTGTGTGTGGTTTTAAGAAACTCTCAGTGAATGGGGGATGCACATCCACACCTCCACTTACCCCTGTCAAGAACTGCCCTTCCCCGTTCCCCTGCGCAGTTGTGTGTGATCGTAGCTCCCGGCCGCTCCCACCATTGCCCATCTCTGAAGACCTCTCTCTGGATGAGGCCGACTGTGAGGTCGAATTTCTAACCAGCTCAGACACAGACTTCCTTCTAGAAGACTGTGCACCTTCTGATTTCAAGTATGATGTTCCTGGCAGGCGAAGCTTCCGTGGGTGCGGACAGATAAACTATGCATATTTTGACACCCCAACTGTTTCTGTAGCAGATCTCAGCTGTGCATCTGACCAGAACAGAGTTGTTCCTGATCCAAATCCTCCCCCACCTCAAAGCCACCGCAGATTAAGGAGGTCTCACTCAGGACCAGCTGGGTCATTTAACAAGCCAGCCATCCGGATATCTAGCTACACACACCGAGCTTCTCCCAGCTCAGATGAAGATAAGCCTGAGGTCCCTCCCAGGATTCCCATACCTCCTAGGCCGGCAAAGCCAGACTACAGAAGGTGGTCAGCAGAAGTGACCTCCAACACATACAGTGATGAAGACAAGCCTCCCAAAGTCCCCCCAAGAGAACCTTTGTCACGGAGTAACTCCCGTACCCCAAGTCCTAAAAGCCTTCCGTCTTACCTCAATGGGGTCATGCCCCCGACACAGAGCTTTGCCCCGGACCCCAAGTATGTCAGCAGCAAAGCCCTGCAGAGACAGAGCAGCGAGGGGTCTGCCAGCAAGGTTCCCTGCATCTTGCCCATTATTGAAAATGGGAAGAAGGTGAGTTCAACGCATTATTACCTACTACCTGAGAGACCGCCGTACCTAGACAAATATGAAAAGTATTTTAGGGAAGCAGAAGAGACAAACCCAAGCACCCAAATCCAGCCACTACCTGCTGCCTGTGGTATGGCCTCTGCCACAGAAAAGCTGGCCTCCAGAATGAAAGTGGACGTGGGTAGTCATGTGAAGCGCAAACACTTATCCTACGTGGTTTCTCCATAA